One Curtobacterium sp. BH-2-1-1 genomic region harbors:
- a CDS encoding phosphogluconate dehydrogenase C-terminal domain-containing protein, which yields MTDTVTTPHTVAAGSGTADVTVAVIGAGGKMGTRVSNNFAKSEYTTLYSEASPAGQERIEALGRSLTDSVEAAKVADVVILAVPDVLLGSISEQLVPVMQSGASILTLDPAAAYAGLLAKREDIHYAVAHPCHPSVFLERTTKEEWDDTFGGIAAPQEVIAAFDASESLGDEGDAAKAIAEAVITTMYAPVIQVHWVTVKQLAVLEPTLVETIACMIGDFLNDALEETVTGVGVPREAARAMLYGHTWIALTNGLRGSNPFSDACHIAMGYGREKLIKQDWKQVFDDSELDSVIAKMLKIDAVKR from the coding sequence ATGACCGACACCGTCACCACCCCCCACACCGTCGCTGCCGGATCCGGTACGGCCGACGTCACCGTCGCCGTGATCGGTGCCGGCGGCAAGATGGGCACCCGCGTCTCGAACAACTTCGCCAAGAGCGAGTACACGACGCTCTACAGCGAGGCCTCGCCCGCCGGGCAGGAGCGCATCGAGGCCCTCGGCCGGTCGCTCACCGACAGCGTCGAGGCCGCCAAGGTCGCCGACGTCGTGATCCTCGCCGTGCCGGACGTCCTGCTCGGCAGCATCTCCGAGCAGCTCGTCCCCGTCATGCAGTCGGGTGCCAGCATCCTGACCCTCGACCCGGCCGCCGCCTACGCCGGGCTGCTCGCCAAGCGCGAGGACATCCACTACGCCGTGGCGCACCCGTGCCACCCGTCGGTGTTCCTCGAGCGCACCACCAAGGAGGAGTGGGACGACACCTTCGGTGGCATCGCCGCCCCGCAGGAGGTCATCGCCGCCTTCGACGCGTCGGAGTCGCTCGGCGACGAGGGTGACGCCGCCAAGGCGATCGCCGAGGCCGTCATCACGACCATGTACGCGCCCGTCATCCAGGTGCACTGGGTCACGGTGAAGCAGCTCGCCGTCCTCGAGCCGACGCTCGTCGAGACCATCGCCTGCATGATCGGCGACTTCCTCAACGACGCCCTCGAGGAGACCGTCACCGGTGTCGGCGTGCCCCGCGAGGCCGCCCGCGCCATGCTCTACGGCCACACCTGGATCGCCCTGACCAACGGCCTGCGCGGGTCGAACCCGTTCTCGGACGCCTGCCACATCGCGATGGGCTACGGCCGCGAGAAGCTCATCAAGCAGGACTGGAAGCAGGTCTTCGACGACAGCGAGCTCGACAGCGTCATCGCCAAGATGCTCAAGATCGACGCCGTCAAGCGCTGA
- a CDS encoding ribose-5-phosphate isomerase, translated as MTEQQFRIVVGSDDAGFDYKEIIKADLATDPRVVSVTDVGVDADGHTAYPHVAVDAARMVASGEADRAILICGTGLGVAIAANKVSGIRAVTAHDSFSVERSILSNDAQVLCMGQRVVGVEVARRMAKEWLGYTFDTSSASASKVAAICHYDGSAPVGTDA; from the coding sequence ATGACCGAGCAGCAGTTCCGCATCGTCGTCGGCTCCGACGACGCCGGGTTCGACTACAAGGAGATCATCAAGGCCGACCTCGCCACGGACCCGCGCGTGGTCAGCGTCACCGACGTGGGGGTCGACGCGGACGGGCACACCGCCTACCCGCACGTCGCCGTCGACGCCGCACGCATGGTGGCGAGCGGCGAGGCGGACCGGGCGATCCTGATCTGCGGCACCGGACTCGGCGTCGCGATCGCCGCGAACAAGGTCTCCGGCATCCGGGCCGTCACCGCGCACGACTCGTTCAGCGTCGAGCGCTCGATCCTGTCGAACGACGCCCAGGTCCTCTGCATGGGCCAGCGCGTCGTCGGCGTCGAGGTCGCCCGGCGCATGGCGAAGGAGTGGCTCGGCTACACCTTCGACACGTCGTCCGCGAGCGCGTCGAAGGTCGCGGCGATCTGCCACTACGACGGGTCGGCCCCGGTCGGGACCGACGCCTGA
- a CDS encoding SDR family NAD(P)-dependent oxidoreductase codes for MAGRLTGKTALVTGAGSGIGRAIADRFVAEGARVVYADRDAAAAAAASAAAAAAATADSAIELTVDIADESSVAAGFATLVARGAVPDVVVANAGVQLFGHDARVADVSLETWNRTLAVNLTGTFLTVKHAVRAMLAAGGGGSVIVTGSPTGLNGEGADFAAYSSTKGGVHALVRATAMAYARDGIRANTVVPGYTETALVQAISGDPESRAAIVSRTPLGRAGTPDDVTGIMVYLASDESSYATGALFRVDGGMTSL; via the coding sequence ATGGCCGGACGACTGACCGGGAAGACCGCCCTGGTGACCGGGGCCGGATCGGGGATCGGGCGGGCCATCGCGGACCGGTTCGTGGCCGAGGGGGCGCGGGTCGTGTACGCGGACCGGGACGCCGCGGCTGCTGCTGCTGCGAGTGCGGCGGCTGCCGCGGCTGCCACTGCCGACTCGGCGATCGAGCTCACCGTGGACATCGCGGACGAGTCGAGCGTCGCGGCCGGCTTCGCCACCCTGGTCGCCCGCGGCGCCGTGCCGGACGTCGTCGTCGCCAACGCCGGCGTGCAGCTCTTCGGCCACGACGCCAGGGTCGCCGACGTCTCGCTCGAGACCTGGAACCGCACGCTCGCGGTGAACCTGACGGGCACCTTCCTCACCGTGAAGCACGCCGTCCGGGCGATGCTCGCGGCCGGTGGCGGCGGGTCCGTCATCGTGACGGGGTCGCCGACCGGCCTGAACGGCGAGGGCGCCGACTTCGCCGCCTACTCGTCCACGAAGGGCGGCGTCCACGCGCTCGTCCGCGCCACAGCGATGGCGTACGCCCGTGACGGCATCCGCGCCAACACCGTCGTGCCGGGCTACACCGAGACGGCGCTCGTCCAGGCGATCTCGGGCGACCCCGAGTCCCGCGCGGCGATCGTGTCGCGGACGCCGCTCGGCCGGGCGGGGACCCCGGACGACGTCACCGGGATCATGGTGTACCTCGCGAGCGACGAGTCGTCGTACGCGACCGGCGCGCTCTTCCGCGTCGACGGCGGCATGACGAGCCTGTAG
- a CDS encoding sugar phosphate isomerase/epimerase encodes MTSLLGLSTYAYFWRMSDRVPDPMSLDDAMRDAAAHDGVDLIQICDHLPLDTASDDRLAAIRALADELGLALEVGTRGTHPEHLARYLHVAQALGATLVRSMWTSGDDQPDALETERRLRRALPAYEAAGVTLALETYEVVATEDLVAVVRAVGSGHLGICLDPANTVARLEHPADVVAAAAPYTRNWHVKDSGFTRSPGWVGFQYTGVRTGTGLLDYDAVRAAIDPDARGINRVIEFWLPWQDEALGTTGDPAQTTTRIEAAWTEHTIEYIRSKES; translated from the coding sequence ATGACCTCCCTGCTCGGCCTCTCCACCTACGCCTACTTCTGGCGGATGTCCGACCGCGTGCCGGACCCGATGTCGCTCGATGACGCGATGCGGGACGCAGCGGCGCACGACGGCGTCGACCTCATCCAGATCTGCGACCACCTGCCGCTCGACACCGCCTCGGACGACCGACTGGCCGCGATCCGGGCATTGGCCGACGAGCTCGGGCTCGCGCTCGAGGTCGGCACCCGTGGGACCCACCCGGAGCACCTCGCGCGGTACCTGCACGTCGCGCAGGCGCTCGGCGCGACCCTCGTGCGGAGCATGTGGACGAGCGGCGACGACCAGCCCGACGCCCTCGAGACCGAACGTCGACTCCGCCGGGCGCTCCCCGCGTACGAGGCCGCCGGGGTGACGCTCGCGCTCGAGACCTACGAGGTCGTCGCCACCGAGGACCTCGTCGCCGTCGTCCGGGCCGTCGGCTCCGGCCACCTCGGGATCTGCCTCGACCCGGCGAACACCGTCGCGCGGCTGGAACACCCCGCCGACGTGGTCGCCGCGGCCGCCCCGTACACCCGCAACTGGCACGTCAAGGACTCCGGGTTCACCCGCTCACCGGGCTGGGTCGGGTTCCAGTACACCGGCGTCCGCACCGGCACCGGTCTCCTCGACTACGACGCCGTCCGCGCCGCGATCGACCCCGACGCACGGGGCATCAACCGCGTGATCGAGTTCTGGCTGCCCTGGCAGGACGAGGCCCTCGGCACCACGGGCGACCCGGCACAGACCACCACCCGCATCGAGGCGGCGTGGACCGAACACACCATCGAGTACATCAGGAGCAAGGAATCATGA
- a CDS encoding MFS transporter: MDIPATRGIPTSVVEKTAIRKIAIRIVPFVALMFFINFLDRTAISFAAPNGMEADLGLTAAQFGFASGVFFIGYLVLEVPSNLALHKFGARVWLARIMITWGIVSLLFTWVQNYPQLVGLRFLLGIAEAGFFPGAILFLSTWVPARHRGKMLALFYLAQPLTSVIGSPLAGWLMTHEGLLGGLAGWRFMFLCVSIPAIIVGILCLFVLKDKPSQAKWLDEDEKLWLEGALAKENSQKEGNVHGKGGLRAAFGSGRVWMLAAVYFGFIYGLYALSFFLPTIIDGFQEQFGTTFDLFQKGLITAIPYVPAAVVLYFWSRDAFRRGVRVWHIAVPALVGGLSIPVALYMNSPAATVAVIAITACSIFAALPNFWTVPTQFLTGAAAAAGVALINTVGNLGGFAAPYITGAVSEWTGGYQAPMFIVGFFMVLSSVLMFVLGRTTKRNERRDADAAAQAATTTTQESHA, encoded by the coding sequence GTGGACATCCCCGCCACGCGAGGCATCCCCACCTCGGTCGTCGAGAAGACGGCCATCCGCAAGATCGCGATCCGCATCGTGCCCTTCGTGGCGCTGATGTTCTTCATCAACTTCCTCGACCGCACCGCGATCTCCTTCGCGGCCCCGAACGGCATGGAGGCCGACCTCGGCCTGACCGCCGCGCAGTTCGGGTTCGCCTCGGGCGTGTTCTTCATCGGGTACCTCGTGCTCGAGGTGCCGTCCAACCTGGCGCTGCACAAGTTCGGCGCCCGCGTCTGGCTCGCCCGCATCATGATCACGTGGGGCATCGTCTCGCTGCTCTTCACGTGGGTGCAGAACTACCCGCAGCTCGTCGGCCTGCGCTTCCTGCTCGGCATCGCCGAGGCCGGGTTCTTCCCCGGCGCGATCCTGTTCCTGTCGACCTGGGTCCCCGCCCGGCACCGCGGCAAGATGCTCGCGCTCTTCTACCTGGCACAGCCGCTCACCAGCGTGATCGGTTCGCCGCTCGCCGGCTGGCTGATGACCCACGAGGGACTGCTCGGCGGCCTCGCGGGCTGGCGCTTCATGTTCCTCTGCGTGTCGATCCCCGCGATCATCGTCGGCATCCTGTGCCTCTTCGTGCTGAAGGACAAGCCGTCGCAGGCGAAGTGGCTCGACGAGGACGAGAAACTCTGGCTCGAGGGCGCCCTCGCGAAGGAGAACAGCCAGAAGGAGGGGAACGTGCACGGCAAGGGCGGCCTCCGAGCGGCGTTCGGCTCCGGTCGCGTCTGGATGCTCGCCGCCGTGTACTTCGGCTTCATCTACGGTCTGTACGCCCTGAGCTTCTTCCTGCCGACCATCATCGACGGCTTCCAGGAGCAGTTCGGCACCACGTTCGACCTGTTCCAGAAGGGGCTCATCACGGCGATCCCGTACGTGCCCGCTGCCGTCGTCCTCTACTTCTGGTCGCGTGACGCGTTCCGGCGCGGCGTCCGGGTGTGGCACATCGCGGTCCCCGCCCTCGTCGGCGGCCTGAGCATCCCGGTGGCCCTCTACATGAACAGCCCGGCCGCCACGGTCGCCGTCATCGCGATCACCGCGTGCTCGATCTTCGCCGCGCTGCCGAACTTCTGGACCGTCCCGACGCAGTTCCTCACCGGTGCCGCAGCGGCCGCGGGCGTCGCGCTCATCAACACCGTCGGCAACCTCGGCGGGTTCGCCGCGCCGTACATCACCGGCGCCGTCAGCGAGTGGACCGGCGGGTACCAGGCGCCGATGTTCATCGTCGGGTTCTTCATGGTCCTGTCGAGCGTCCTGATGTTCGTCCTCGGCCGGACCACGAAGCGGAACGAGCGACGCGACGCCGACGCTGCCGCGCAGGCCGCGACGACCACGACCCAGGAGTCCCACGCATGA
- a CDS encoding DUF993 family protein — MSTLTLLAPDGTTSRVDLREPAVAATAKPTAPLTERVVYAAAHVVPRTAADNTPGAPADLDWDATLAFRHHLWSWGLGVADAMDTAQRNMGLDPAATRELITRSAREAQSVGGRIVVGVNTDDLPDQVATEQQVVDAYVAQLHHAEDAGAGVVLMASRHLARLAGSDPAVYRRVYRRVIERASAPVVLHWLGEAFDPALAGYFGGQHGPDTVLDITGDAGSKVAGIKMSLLDARAEVALRSQLPAGVRMFTGDDFHYVDLVAGTDRTHSDALLGAFAAVAPIASAAVRALPDETAFRALLGPTEALSRHVFSAPTWHYKTGIAFLAWLNGHQGAFAMVGGQHAGRSLPHLSETVRLANACGALEDPSLAASRWHDLLTVSGVPVMARRRGSTPADRPLSGVVA, encoded by the coding sequence ATGAGCACCCTGACCCTGCTCGCGCCCGACGGCACGACCAGCCGGGTCGACCTGCGCGAGCCGGCCGTGGCGGCCACCGCGAAGCCGACCGCCCCGCTCACCGAGCGCGTCGTGTACGCCGCCGCCCACGTCGTCCCGCGCACCGCCGCCGACAACACGCCGGGTGCACCGGCGGACCTCGACTGGGACGCCACCCTCGCCTTCCGGCACCACCTCTGGTCGTGGGGCCTCGGCGTCGCGGACGCGATGGACACCGCGCAGCGGAACATGGGGCTCGACCCGGCCGCCACGCGCGAGCTCATCACCCGCAGCGCCCGCGAGGCGCAGTCCGTCGGCGGCCGCATCGTCGTCGGCGTGAACACCGACGACCTCCCGGACCAGGTCGCCACCGAGCAGCAGGTCGTCGACGCCTACGTCGCGCAGCTCCACCACGCCGAGGACGCCGGCGCGGGGGTCGTGCTCATGGCGAGCCGGCACCTGGCGCGCCTGGCGGGCAGCGATCCCGCGGTCTACCGCCGCGTCTACCGCAGGGTCATCGAGCGGGCGAGCGCCCCCGTCGTCCTGCACTGGCTGGGGGAGGCGTTCGACCCCGCCCTCGCCGGCTACTTCGGCGGTCAGCACGGCCCCGACACCGTGCTCGACATCACGGGCGACGCCGGGTCGAAGGTCGCCGGCATCAAGATGAGCCTGCTCGACGCCCGGGCCGAGGTCGCCCTCCGCTCCCAACTGCCCGCCGGCGTCCGGATGTTCACCGGCGACGACTTCCACTACGTCGACCTCGTCGCCGGGACCGATCGGACGCACTCCGACGCCCTGCTCGGCGCGTTCGCCGCCGTGGCGCCGATCGCCTCCGCCGCCGTCCGGGCACTCCCCGACGAGACCGCCTTCCGCGCGCTGCTCGGCCCCACCGAGGCCCTGTCCCGCCACGTCTTCAGCGCCCCGACCTGGCACTACAAGACCGGCATCGCCTTCCTCGCCTGGCTGAACGGCCACCAGGGTGCCTTCGCCATGGTGGGCGGTCAGCACGCCGGCCGCTCCCTGCCGCACCTGTCCGAGACCGTCCGGCTCGCGAACGCCTGCGGCGCGCTCGAGGACCCGTCGCTCGCGGCGTCGCGGTGGCACGACCTGCTCACCGTGTCCGGTGTGCCCGTGATGGCCAGGAGGCGCGGCTCGACCCCCGCCGACCGCCCGCTCTCCGGGGTGGTCGCGTGA
- a CDS encoding sugar phosphate isomerase/epimerase family protein, translated as MSTPVVRATRTGAAPGSAPPHPRLSINQATIKYASLRDALDTVRAAGVQAIGTWREPVAEVGLPEAVRMVADSGLRVSSHCRGGFFTLPAGTERQRALDDNRRAIDETAALAEAGAPGSAPVLVLVAGGLPEGSRDLIDARDRVADALADLVPHALDAGVQLAVEPLHPMYAADRAVVSTLAQALDLAAPFPAAAVGVVVDTFHVWWDPALAASVARAGAAGRIASYQVCDWLTPIAADPLLSRGVMGDGHIDFGPVTAAVTAAGYAGDVEVEIFNQAVWDAPATDVVDRVVRAFTASVPLPLPLPR; from the coding sequence GTGAGCACCCCCGTCGTCCGCGCCACGCGGACCGGGGCCGCCCCGGGCTCCGCACCCCCGCATCCGCGGCTCTCGATCAACCAGGCGACGATCAAGTACGCCTCGCTCCGGGACGCCCTCGACACCGTCCGCGCCGCCGGCGTCCAGGCGATCGGCACGTGGCGGGAGCCCGTCGCCGAGGTCGGGCTGCCCGAGGCCGTGCGGATGGTCGCCGACTCCGGCCTCCGGGTGTCCTCGCACTGCCGAGGCGGCTTCTTCACCCTCCCGGCCGGCACCGAACGGCAGCGGGCACTCGACGACAACCGCCGGGCGATCGACGAGACCGCGGCGTTGGCCGAGGCCGGCGCGCCCGGGTCCGCGCCGGTGCTCGTGCTCGTCGCCGGAGGACTGCCCGAGGGGTCCCGCGACCTGATCGACGCCCGGGACCGCGTGGCCGACGCCCTCGCCGACCTCGTCCCGCACGCCCTCGACGCGGGCGTCCAGCTCGCCGTCGAGCCCCTGCACCCGATGTACGCCGCCGATCGGGCCGTCGTGTCGACCCTCGCGCAGGCCCTCGACCTCGCGGCGCCCTTCCCGGCCGCTGCCGTCGGTGTGGTCGTGGACACGTTCCACGTCTGGTGGGACCCGGCACTCGCGGCCTCGGTGGCCCGCGCCGGTGCCGCCGGGCGGATCGCGAGCTACCAGGTGTGCGACTGGCTCACCCCGATAGCCGCTGACCCGCTGCTCTCCCGCGGTGTGATGGGGGACGGGCACATCGACTTCGGGCCGGTGACCGCTGCCGTGACTGCCGCCGGGTACGCCGGTGACGTCGAGGTGGAGATCTTCAACCAGGCCGTGTGGGACGCCCCGGCGACGGACGTCGTCGACCGGGTGGTCCGGGCGTTCACTGCCTCGGTGCCGCTGCCCCTGCCCCTGCCTCGCTGA
- a CDS encoding triose-phosphate isomerase family protein yields MPASTAAAPLTIGVSLKMYFSHARTLEWAAAVADIARTHPAVQSGAVELFVIPTFPALVPVREVIGDAPVTLGAQDLAWADTGAFTGEVSGAELREIGVALVEIAHAERRSLFHETDEEIAGKVHAAFRNHLRPLICVGEATCASSETAVADVTAQLDRFLATATADGLAGPIIAAYEPVWAIGAPAPAPDEHIVAVLSGIEEHLASRPELAGSVAIYGGSAGPGLLTRGQGRIGGLFLGRFAHDPAAIRTILDEAGQLGATA; encoded by the coding sequence ATGCCCGCGTCCACGGCAGCCGCCCCGCTCACGATCGGGGTGTCGCTGAAGATGTACTTCTCCCACGCCCGGACGCTCGAGTGGGCAGCCGCCGTGGCCGACATCGCCCGGACCCACCCCGCGGTGCAGTCCGGCGCCGTCGAGCTCTTCGTCATCCCGACGTTCCCCGCGCTCGTCCCGGTGCGCGAGGTGATCGGGGACGCCCCCGTGACGCTCGGCGCGCAGGACCTGGCCTGGGCGGACACCGGCGCCTTCACCGGCGAGGTGTCCGGTGCGGAGCTGCGCGAGATCGGCGTCGCGCTCGTCGAGATCGCGCACGCGGAGCGGCGCTCCCTGTTCCACGAGACGGACGAGGAGATCGCCGGGAAGGTGCACGCCGCCTTCCGCAACCACCTGCGGCCCCTGATCTGCGTCGGGGAGGCCACCTGCGCCTCCAGTGAGACCGCCGTGGCGGACGTGACCGCGCAGCTCGACCGGTTCCTGGCGACCGCGACCGCGGACGGTCTCGCCGGGCCGATCATCGCGGCGTACGAACCCGTGTGGGCGATCGGCGCCCCGGCGCCCGCGCCCGACGAGCACATCGTCGCGGTCCTCTCCGGGATCGAGGAGCACCTCGCCTCCCGGCCGGAGCTCGCCGGTTCCGTGGCGATCTACGGCGGCAGCGCCGGACCGGGCCTGCTCACCCGTGGGCAGGGGCGCATCGGCGGGCTGTTCCTCGGACGGTTCGCCCACGACCCCGCCGCCATCCGGACCATCCTCGACGAAGCCGGGCAGCTGGGAGCGACGGCATGA
- a CDS encoding dihydroxyacetone kinase family protein — MTRLFNDPADFADEMVDGFVAANRSRVRKVHGGVARSTTSPEGTVALVVGGGSGHYPAFGGLVGHGLAAGAAMGNLFASPSAQQVTSVATASEHGGGVLLSYGNYAGDVLNFDAAARALTAAGIDVRTVRVTDDVASAPSAEAHKRRGIAGDLCVFKVAGAAAERGDDLDTVTAIAERANDRTRSFGVAFSGCSLPGADEPLFTVPEGRMAIGMGIHGERGIDEADVPTASGLADLLVDKLLTELPSGVAVDGARVVPILNGLGSVKYEELFVVFDAVQRRLTAAGALVVEPEVGELVTSFDMAGVSLTLFWLDDELEELWAAPADSPAYRKGGAVPQEPVSSDVLEAGVVVPVTVGTDESRVAATRIATAITAVRATIDAHADELGRIDAVAGDGDHGIGMQRGSTAADAAAQDAAARGAGAGSVLAIAGDAWSDKAGGTSGAIWGAALEALGRVLGDTSRPTATTVADAVHAAAEAVLAFGAVPGDKTMVDALVPFDEVLTARTAAGDDLVTAWSAASAAATTAADATADLLPRMGRARTHGEDAVGTPDAGAISFALITAAVLATLSEK; from the coding sequence ATGACCCGCCTGTTCAACGACCCCGCGGACTTCGCGGACGAGATGGTCGACGGCTTCGTCGCCGCGAACCGCTCCCGGGTGCGGAAGGTCCACGGCGGCGTCGCCCGCTCGACCACCAGCCCCGAGGGGACCGTGGCGCTCGTCGTCGGCGGCGGGTCCGGGCACTACCCGGCGTTCGGCGGACTCGTCGGACACGGGCTCGCGGCCGGTGCGGCGATGGGGAACCTGTTCGCCAGCCCGAGCGCCCAGCAGGTCACGTCGGTCGCGACGGCCTCCGAGCACGGCGGCGGGGTGCTCCTGAGCTACGGCAACTACGCCGGCGACGTCCTCAACTTCGACGCAGCCGCCCGGGCACTCACCGCGGCCGGCATCGACGTCCGCACGGTCCGCGTGACCGACGACGTCGCGAGTGCCCCGAGTGCCGAGGCCCACAAGCGCCGCGGGATCGCGGGGGACCTCTGCGTGTTCAAGGTCGCCGGAGCCGCCGCCGAGCGTGGCGACGACCTCGACACCGTCACGGCGATCGCCGAGCGGGCGAACGACCGCACCCGATCGTTCGGTGTCGCGTTCTCCGGCTGCTCGCTGCCCGGCGCGGACGAACCCCTGTTCACCGTGCCCGAGGGGCGCATGGCGATCGGCATGGGCATCCATGGCGAACGCGGCATCGACGAAGCCGACGTCCCCACCGCGTCCGGACTGGCGGACCTGCTCGTCGACAAGCTGCTCACCGAGCTGCCGTCCGGTGTCGCAGTCGACGGGGCACGCGTCGTCCCGATCCTCAACGGCCTCGGTTCCGTCAAGTACGAGGAGCTCTTCGTCGTGTTCGACGCCGTGCAGCGCCGACTGACCGCGGCCGGCGCACTCGTCGTCGAGCCCGAGGTCGGGGAGCTCGTCACGAGCTTCGACATGGCCGGCGTCTCGCTGACGCTGTTCTGGCTCGACGACGAGCTCGAGGAACTCTGGGCCGCCCCGGCCGACAGTCCCGCCTACCGCAAGGGCGGTGCCGTCCCGCAGGAGCCCGTGTCGTCCGACGTCCTCGAGGCCGGCGTGGTCGTCCCCGTGACCGTCGGCACCGACGAGTCCCGGGTGGCCGCGACCCGCATCGCGACGGCGATCACGGCCGTGCGCGCGACGATCGACGCCCACGCCGACGAACTCGGCCGCATCGACGCCGTGGCCGGCGACGGCGACCACGGGATCGGCATGCAGCGCGGCTCCACCGCGGCGGACGCGGCGGCGCAGGACGCCGCAGCACGCGGCGCCGGTGCCGGATCGGTCCTCGCGATCGCCGGTGACGCCTGGTCCGACAAGGCCGGCGGCACGTCCGGTGCGATCTGGGGTGCGGCCCTGGAGGCACTGGGTCGCGTCCTCGGGGACACCTCGCGCCCGACGGCCACCACCGTCGCCGACGCCGTGCACGCGGCCGCCGAGGCCGTCCTCGCGTTCGGGGCCGTCCCGGGCGACAAGACCATGGTCGACGCGCTCGTCCCGTTCGACGAGGTCCTCACCGCCCGCACCGCGGCCGGCGACGACCTGGTCACCGCCTGGTCCGCCGCGTCCGCCGCTGCCACGACCGCGGCCGACGCCACCGCCGACCTGCTGCCGCGGATGGGCCGCGCCCGGACCCACGGCGAGGACGCGGTCGGCACCCCCGACGCCGGTGCGATCTCGTTCGCCCTCATCACCGCCGCCGTCCTCGCGACGCTCTCCGAGAAGTAA
- a CDS encoding FadR/GntR family transcriptional regulator translates to MPAFSPDDPLNIRLELESVPTGSPASEVARQLVSLLTAGDLAPGSRLPSERVLAERLGVGRSAVREALAALEILGIVQIRPGSGTYLQGGTSDLLPTTLSWGLMLASNRTRELLEVRSSLERTAAILAAQRATPAQLDELQTYIDRQHQALDDPDAFIDADVRFHVLLARSAGNDVLADLLQSLRSMLSVWVGRRVRTRQATEAAYEEHRAILEALRAGDVLAVQRAMDDHMATASARIEHAGPAD, encoded by the coding sequence ATGCCCGCGTTCAGCCCGGACGACCCGCTCAACATCCGCCTCGAACTCGAGTCGGTGCCGACGGGCTCCCCCGCCTCCGAGGTCGCCCGACAGCTCGTCTCCCTGCTGACCGCCGGCGACCTGGCACCGGGTTCACGCCTGCCCTCGGAGCGGGTGCTGGCCGAACGGCTCGGGGTCGGTCGGTCCGCCGTGCGAGAGGCCCTCGCGGCGCTCGAGATCCTCGGCATCGTGCAGATCCGCCCGGGTTCCGGCACGTACCTGCAGGGCGGGACCTCGGACCTGCTGCCGACGACCCTGTCGTGGGGGCTCATGCTCGCGTCGAACCGGACCCGGGAGCTGCTCGAGGTCCGGTCGTCGCTCGAACGCACCGCGGCGATCCTCGCCGCCCAGCGTGCGACGCCGGCGCAGCTCGACGAGCTCCAGACCTACATCGACCGGCAGCACCAGGCGCTCGACGACCCGGACGCCTTCATCGACGCCGACGTCCGGTTCCACGTGCTGCTCGCCCGCTCCGCCGGGAACGACGTGCTCGCCGACCTGCTGCAGAGCCTCCGCTCGATGCTCAGCGTGTGGGTCGGCCGTCGTGTCCGGACCCGCCAGGCCACCGAGGCCGCGTACGAGGAGCACCGTGCGATCCTCGAGGCGCTCCGGGCCGGGGACGTGCTCGCGGTGCAGCGGGCGATGGACGACCACATGGCCACGGCGAGCGCCCGCATCGAGCACGCCGGCCCCGCCGACTGA
- a CDS encoding bifunctional 2-polyprenyl-6-hydroxyphenol methylase/3-demethylubiquinol 3-O-methyltransferase UbiG, with protein MHTHREPSDTTARSWWEARYAERDGIWSGRVNAVLADVASSLPAGRALDLGCGEGGDVVWLARQGWATTGVDLSVTAVTRGAGAAVTAGLEERTAFVAADLGSWDTAARFDLVTASFLQSWPVEIPRGAILRRAAGFVASGGHLLVTAHAAPPHGDLPEEMRAYRFPTPAEDLAALGLDDGWEVVAAELRPRTAVTPEGAPHGVLDSVVLVRRRPLSEAGAGAAAPRQ; from the coding sequence ATGCACACGCACCGGGAGCCCTCCGACACGACCGCACGCAGCTGGTGGGAGGCCCGCTACGCCGAGCGCGACGGGATCTGGTCGGGGCGGGTGAACGCGGTGCTCGCCGACGTCGCGTCGTCGCTGCCCGCGGGACGCGCGCTGGACCTGGGCTGTGGCGAGGGCGGCGACGTCGTCTGGCTCGCCCGGCAGGGGTGGGCGACCACCGGGGTGGACCTGTCGGTGACGGCGGTCACCCGCGGGGCCGGGGCTGCCGTCACCGCCGGGCTCGAGGAGCGGACGGCGTTCGTCGCGGCCGATCTCGGCTCGTGGGACACCGCGGCGCGGTTCGACCTCGTCACGGCGTCGTTCCTGCAGTCGTGGCCGGTCGAGATCCCGCGTGGGGCGATCCTGCGGCGGGCGGCCGGGTTCGTGGCGTCCGGTGGGCACCTGCTCGTGACGGCGCACGCCGCGCCCCCGCACGGGGACCTGCCCGAGGAGATGCGGGCGTACCGCTTCCCGACGCCGGCGGAGGACCTCGCGGCGCTGGGGCTCGACGACGGGTGGGAGGTCGTCGCCGCCGAGCTCCGGCCGCGCACCGCGGTGACGCCCGAGGGAGCGCCGCACGGGGTGCTCGACAGCGTGGTGCTGGTCCGCCGCCGCCCCCTCAGCGAGGCAGGGGCAGGGGCAGCGGCACCGAGGCAGTGA